From the Streptomyces sp. Tu 2975 genome, one window contains:
- a CDS encoding VOC family protein — protein MPQQQPTVTSVQLNHTAVYAKDRRLSAEFLAAVLGVEVAAPFGPFLPVDLGNGVTLDYYELTDEPVQPQHYAFLVPDEQFDTMIARLEAIGVTYYADPSHTEPGAINRLFGGRGAYFDDPSGHNMEIMTRPYARP, from the coding sequence ATGCCTCAGCAGCAACCCACTGTCACTTCCGTCCAGTTGAACCACACCGCCGTGTACGCCAAGGACCGGCGGCTGTCGGCCGAGTTCCTCGCCGCCGTCCTGGGTGTCGAGGTCGCCGCGCCGTTCGGGCCGTTCCTGCCCGTGGACCTCGGCAACGGCGTGACACTCGACTACTACGAGCTGACCGACGAGCCGGTCCAGCCGCAGCACTACGCGTTCCTGGTGCCCGACGAGCAGTTCGACACGATGATCGCCCGCCTGGAGGCGATCGGCGTCACGTACTACGCCGACCCGAGCCACACCGAACCGGGCGCGATCAACCGGCTGTTCGGCGGTCGCGGCGCGTACTTCGACGACCCGAGCGGCCACAACATGGAGATCATGACCCGGCCCTACGCCCGGCCGTAG
- a CDS encoding MarR family transcriptional regulator, with protein MPDLSHGTDVDVAAVNSLRSAVMRLGRRLKHQRVDESLSPTEMSVLGTLARCGSATPGELARKEHVQPPSMTRIVALLEAKGLVRLEPHPDDRRQKVVSQTEQAETMLEESRRKRNAWLASLAEGLDEAEWAKLREAAPVLEKLAHLQ; from the coding sequence ATGCCTGACCTGTCCCACGGTACTGACGTGGACGTCGCCGCCGTGAACTCGCTCCGCTCGGCCGTCATGCGGCTGGGCCGCCGCCTGAAGCACCAGCGCGTCGACGAATCGCTGAGCCCCACCGAGATGTCGGTTCTCGGCACACTCGCCCGCTGCGGCTCGGCCACCCCCGGTGAGCTGGCCCGCAAGGAACACGTGCAGCCGCCGTCGATGACCCGCATCGTGGCGCTGCTCGAGGCCAAGGGACTCGTCCGGCTCGAGCCGCACCCCGACGACCGCCGGCAGAAGGTGGTCAGCCAGACCGAACAGGCGGAGACCATGCTCGAGGAGTCCCGCCGCAAGCGGAACGCCTGGCTGGCCTCGCTCGCCGAAGGTCTGGACGAGGCGGAGTGGGCGAAGCTGCGCGAAGCCGCCCCCGTCCTGGAGAAGCTCGCACACCTGCAATGA
- a CDS encoding ATP-binding protein has translation MGDTVLKTMTTPGEGPDHQRAADEEPGTEGRFAALFGATPRGARLARRVAVRHLAEWGHPADSDLSCTVALLVAELAGNAVRHGRVPGRDFRLGLTLDARRVRVEVADASPVQPPTDVRAPAADDVSGRGLVLVDVLADRWGVEPRRPAGKTVWAEVAAQCPPLGSLQPPST, from the coding sequence ATGGGCGACACAGTGCTGAAGACCATGACGACGCCGGGCGAAGGCCCGGACCACCAGCGGGCGGCGGACGAGGAGCCGGGCACGGAAGGCCGGTTCGCGGCACTGTTCGGCGCGACGCCCCGAGGCGCGCGGCTGGCCCGACGGGTCGCCGTGCGGCACCTGGCCGAGTGGGGCCACCCCGCCGACTCCGACCTCTCCTGCACCGTCGCCCTGCTGGTGGCGGAGCTGGCCGGGAACGCCGTACGCCACGGACGGGTGCCGGGGCGGGACTTCCGGCTCGGGCTGACGCTGGACGCACGGCGGGTGCGCGTCGAGGTCGCGGACGCGTCCCCGGTGCAGCCGCCGACCGACGTACGGGCCCCCGCCGCCGACGACGTGTCGGGGCGGGGGCTGGTGCTCGTGGACGTACTGGCCGACCGGTGGGGCGTGGAGCCGCGCCGTCCCGCAGGGAAGACCGTCTGGGCCGAAGTGGCCGCTCAGTGCCCGCCCTTGGGTTCCCTGCAACCGCCCTCGACGTAG
- a CDS encoding HAD-IC family P-type ATPase, which produces MTQRADRGRGPEPEGPVIDAGAELDPVHPRRPPGGGPPATGLTSAEVAQRVARGEVNDVPVRSSRSAVDIVRGNVLTRFNAIIGVLWVIMFFVAPIQDSLFGFVIIANTGIGIIQELRAKKTLDSLAVIGEAKPRVRRDGVAAAVSTSEIVLGDLVELAPGDKVVVDGEIVEADNLEVDESLLTGEADPVLKQPGDQVMSGSFVVAGGGAFTATKVGREAYAAQLAEEASRFTLVHSELRSGISTILKYVTWMMVPTAIGLIISQLVAKDDNFKDSIARTVGGIVPMIPEGLVLLTSVAFAIGVIRLGRKQCLVQELPAIEGLARVDVVCLDKTGTLTEGGMDVTELRTLDGADEQRVRAVLGALGASDPRPNASLRAVIAAYPDGGEHRCTAALPFSSARKYSGATLADGDGTSSTWLLGAPDVLLPAGNPSLAEVDQLNRQGLRVLLLARAEGALDAPEEKTPTALVVLEQRLRPDASATLRYFADQDVAAKVISGDNAVAVGAVAAKLGLPGADATVDARKLPAEREAMGAELEGAAVFGRVAPQQKRDMVGALQARGHTVAMTGDGVNDVLALKDADIGVAMGAGSEATKAVAQIVLLNNSFATLPSVVAEGRRVIGNITRVATLFLTKTVYSVLLAILVVCSQVEYPFLPRHLTLLSTLTIGVPAFFLALAPNKERAEPHFVRRVMRYAVPAGVIAAAATFCAYLLARSHYSGPASLAAETSVATLTLFLVAMWVLAIIARPYTWWRIGLVATMGLGFLLVLTVPWLQDFFALKLVGTTMPWTAVVIAAVAAALLELSWRVVGRRFPA; this is translated from the coding sequence ATGACGCAGCGGGCGGACAGGGGCCGCGGCCCCGAGCCGGAAGGACCCGTCATCGACGCGGGCGCAGAACTCGACCCCGTACACCCCCGGCGGCCACCCGGCGGTGGGCCGCCCGCCACGGGTCTCACCTCCGCCGAGGTGGCGCAGCGGGTCGCACGGGGCGAGGTCAACGACGTACCCGTACGCAGTTCACGCTCCGCCGTCGACATCGTCCGCGGCAACGTCCTCACACGCTTCAACGCCATCATCGGCGTCCTGTGGGTGATCATGTTCTTCGTCGCGCCGATCCAGGACAGCCTCTTCGGCTTCGTGATCATCGCCAACACCGGCATCGGCATCATCCAGGAACTGCGCGCCAAGAAGACCCTGGACTCCCTCGCGGTCATCGGCGAGGCGAAACCGAGAGTCCGCCGGGACGGTGTCGCCGCCGCGGTCTCCACCTCCGAGATCGTCCTCGGCGACCTCGTCGAACTCGCCCCCGGCGACAAGGTCGTCGTCGACGGCGAGATCGTGGAGGCCGACAACCTGGAGGTCGACGAGTCGCTGCTGACCGGCGAGGCCGACCCCGTCCTCAAACAGCCCGGCGACCAGGTCATGTCCGGGAGCTTCGTGGTCGCGGGCGGCGGCGCGTTCACGGCCACGAAGGTCGGGCGGGAGGCGTACGCGGCGCAGCTCGCGGAGGAGGCGTCCCGCTTCACGCTCGTCCACTCCGAGCTGCGCTCCGGCATCTCCACGATCCTCAAGTACGTGACGTGGATGATGGTCCCCACCGCCATCGGACTGATCATCAGCCAGCTCGTGGCGAAGGACGACAACTTCAAGGACTCGATCGCGAGGACCGTCGGCGGCATCGTGCCGATGATCCCCGAGGGGCTCGTCCTCCTCACCTCCGTCGCCTTCGCGATCGGTGTCATCCGCCTGGGCCGCAAGCAGTGCCTGGTGCAGGAGCTCCCCGCCATCGAGGGCCTCGCCCGCGTCGACGTCGTCTGCCTCGACAAGACCGGCACCCTCACCGAGGGCGGCATGGACGTCACCGAACTGCGGACGCTGGACGGCGCGGACGAACAACGCGTCCGGGCGGTCCTGGGCGCGCTCGGCGCGTCCGACCCGCGGCCGAACGCCTCACTCCGAGCCGTCATCGCGGCCTACCCGGACGGCGGTGAGCACCGCTGCACCGCCGCGCTGCCCTTCTCCTCCGCCCGCAAGTACAGCGGCGCGACCCTCGCGGACGGCGACGGCACGAGTTCGACCTGGCTCCTCGGCGCGCCCGATGTGCTGCTGCCCGCCGGCAACCCGTCCCTCGCCGAGGTCGACCAGCTCAACCGGCAGGGACTGCGGGTGCTGCTCCTCGCGCGGGCGGAAGGCGCCTTGGACGCCCCGGAGGAGAAGACGCCGACCGCTCTGGTCGTGCTGGAGCAGCGTCTGCGCCCCGACGCGTCGGCGACCCTGCGCTACTTCGCCGACCAGGACGTGGCGGCGAAGGTCATCTCCGGCGACAACGCGGTCGCTGTCGGCGCGGTCGCGGCCAAACTCGGCCTGCCGGGCGCCGACGCGACGGTCGACGCGCGCAAGCTGCCGGCCGAGCGGGAGGCGATGGGCGCGGAGCTGGAGGGGGCCGCGGTCTTCGGCCGGGTCGCTCCGCAGCAGAAACGCGACATGGTCGGCGCGCTCCAGGCCCGCGGCCACACCGTCGCGATGACCGGCGACGGCGTCAACGACGTCCTCGCGCTGAAGGACGCGGACATCGGCGTGGCGATGGGGGCGGGCTCGGAGGCGACGAAGGCCGTCGCCCAGATCGTCCTGTTGAACAACAGCTTCGCGACGCTGCCGTCGGTGGTCGCGGAGGGCCGCCGGGTCATCGGCAACATCACCCGCGTCGCCACACTCTTCCTGACGAAGACGGTGTACTCGGTGCTCCTGGCGATCCTCGTGGTCTGCAGCCAGGTCGAGTACCCGTTCCTGCCCCGGCATCTGACGCTGCTCTCCACCCTCACCATCGGTGTCCCCGCCTTCTTCCTGGCCCTCGCCCCCAACAAGGAGCGCGCCGAACCCCACTTCGTCCGCAGGGTGATGCGCTACGCCGTCCCGGCGGGCGTGATCGCGGCGGCGGCGACGTTCTGCGCGTATCTGCTGGCCCGCTCGCACTACTCGGGTCCGGCCTCGCTGGCCGCGGAGACGAGCGTGGCGACGCTGACCCTGTTCCTGGTCGCCATGTGGGTCCTCGCGATCATCGCCCGCCCCTACACCTGGTGGCGGATCGGCCTGGTGGCGACGATGGGCCTGGGCTTCCTGCTGGTGCTGACGGTGCCGTGGCTCCAGGACTTCTTCGCGCTGAAGCTGGTGGGTACGACGATGCCGTGGACGGCGGTCGTGATCGCGGCGGTGGCGGCGGCGCTGCTGGAGCTGTCGTGGCGGGTGGTGGGGCGGCGCTTCCCCGCGTAG
- a CDS encoding NCS2 family permease codes for MSPTATVEVGSPGLPPTPPQPSGGLDRFFKITERGSTVAREVRGGFATFFAMAYILVLNPIILGSAKDMYGHQLDGGQLVTATVLTAAFSTLLMGVIGNVPIALAAGLGVNTVVALQLAPQMSWADAMGMVVLAGVVVMLLVATGLRERVMNAVPLGLRKAIAIGIGLFIMLIGLVDSGFITRIPDAAHTTVPLQLGTGGHLLGWPVLVFALGTLLTLALIIRKVPGAILISIVVMTVIAMIIHAVADIESWGLTTPEWPGNPLSTPDFGLLGQVSLFGGFEKVGLLTGVLFVFTVLLSCFFDAMGTILAVGDEAKLMDKDGNYPGINKVLVVDGLAVAAGGAASCSANTCFVESTAGVGEGARTGLSSVVTGALFSLALFLTPLATMVPSQAATPALVAVGFLILAGSVKDIDWSDFTIAAPAFLAMVMMPFTYSITHGIGIGFITFSVLRLAVGRGREVPAAMYAVSAVFVFYYAMPALGLTT; via the coding sequence ATGTCCCCCACGGCCACCGTCGAGGTCGGGTCTCCCGGCCTGCCGCCCACGCCCCCGCAGCCGTCCGGCGGTCTGGACCGCTTCTTCAAGATCACCGAACGCGGCTCCACGGTCGCCCGCGAGGTCCGGGGCGGATTCGCCACCTTCTTCGCGATGGCCTACATCCTCGTGCTGAACCCGATCATCCTCGGCAGCGCGAAGGACATGTACGGGCACCAGCTCGACGGCGGCCAGCTGGTCACCGCCACCGTGCTGACCGCGGCCTTCTCGACCCTTCTGATGGGCGTCATCGGCAACGTCCCGATCGCGCTCGCGGCCGGCCTCGGCGTCAACACGGTCGTCGCCCTCCAGCTCGCGCCCCAGATGTCCTGGGCGGACGCGATGGGCATGGTCGTGCTCGCCGGTGTCGTGGTCATGCTGCTGGTGGCCACCGGCCTGCGTGAGCGCGTGATGAACGCCGTTCCGCTCGGCCTGCGCAAGGCGATCGCGATCGGTATCGGCCTGTTCATCATGCTGATCGGGCTCGTGGACTCGGGCTTCATCACCCGCATCCCGGACGCCGCCCACACCACCGTCCCGCTCCAGCTGGGCACCGGCGGTCATCTGCTCGGCTGGCCGGTCCTGGTCTTCGCCCTCGGCACGCTGCTGACCCTCGCACTGATCATCCGCAAGGTGCCCGGCGCGATCCTCATCTCGATCGTCGTCATGACGGTGATCGCGATGATCATCCACGCCGTGGCGGACATCGAGTCCTGGGGTCTGACGACGCCCGAGTGGCCGGGCAACCCGCTCTCGACGCCCGACTTCGGCCTGCTCGGCCAGGTCAGCCTGTTCGGCGGTTTCGAGAAGGTCGGCCTGCTGACGGGCGTCCTGTTCGTCTTCACCGTGCTGCTGTCCTGCTTCTTCGACGCGATGGGCACCATCCTCGCCGTCGGCGACGAGGCGAAGCTCATGGACAAGGACGGCAACTACCCGGGCATCAACAAGGTCCTGGTCGTCGACGGCCTCGCCGTCGCCGCGGGCGGCGCCGCCTCGTGCTCCGCCAACACCTGCTTCGTGGAGTCCACGGCCGGCGTCGGCGAAGGGGCCCGCACGGGCCTGTCGTCGGTCGTCACCGGCGCGCTGTTCTCGCTGGCGCTGTTCCTCACGCCGCTCGCCACGATGGTCCCGTCCCAGGCGGCGACGCCGGCGCTGGTGGCGGTCGGCTTCCTGATCCTGGCCGGTTCGGTCAAGGACATCGACTGGAGCGACTTCACCATCGCCGCGCCGGCTTTCCTGGCGATGGTGATGATGCCGTTCACCTACTCGATCACCCACGGCATCGGCATCGGCTTCATCACGTTCAGCGTGCTGCGCCTGGCCGTGGGACGCGGGCGCGAGGTGCCCGCCGCGATGTACGCGGTGTCGGCGGTGTTCGTCTTCTACTACGCCATGCCGGCCCTCGGCCTCACCACCTGA
- a CDS encoding DUF2530 domain-containing protein yields the protein MAKWTPRHEAPEPLEGPIVATITGGTILWFVMFLAQVPFYSWFADRDLTWWVWTCLAGAGLGLIGIWYVRSREAALERARTSDAAGSAEHPEPGTPSGP from the coding sequence ATGGCCAAATGGACCCCCCGGCACGAGGCACCCGAACCCCTTGAGGGACCGATCGTCGCCACCATCACCGGCGGCACGATCCTTTGGTTCGTGATGTTTCTCGCCCAGGTCCCCTTCTACAGCTGGTTCGCCGACCGCGACCTGACCTGGTGGGTGTGGACCTGCCTGGCCGGCGCGGGCCTCGGGCTCATCGGCATCTGGTACGTGCGCAGCCGGGAAGCCGCACTCGAGCGCGCCCGGACCTCCGACGCGGCCGGCTCCGCCGAGCACCCGGAACCGGGCACCCCGTCCGGCCCGTAG
- a CDS encoding retropepsin-like domain-containing protein has translation MEAPIPPSVPVPTAEHVARPPEDSVVWSPGMDSVLQWSWQSGLDLQTVAEELGLSPRTLLLRAQYLAAEGRLSPRTGDSEAMQSGRHRRNDEALYAPVPDDIESLYHSPAPHDWAHA, from the coding sequence ATGGAAGCACCGATCCCGCCGAGTGTGCCGGTACCGACGGCCGAGCACGTGGCACGGCCGCCCGAGGACTCGGTGGTCTGGTCGCCCGGCATGGACTCCGTACTTCAATGGAGCTGGCAGTCCGGCCTGGACCTCCAGACAGTCGCGGAAGAACTCGGCCTCAGCCCGAGGACGCTGCTGCTGCGCGCCCAGTACCTGGCCGCTGAGGGCCGGCTGTCGCCGAGGACCGGAGACAGTGAGGCCATGCAGTCCGGCCGCCACCGCCGGAACGACGAAGCGCTCTACGCACCCGTGCCGGACGACATCGAGAGCCTCTACCACTCACCGGCGCCGCACGACTGGGCACACGCCTGA